A part of Aegilops tauschii subsp. strangulata cultivar AL8/78 chromosome 2, Aet v6.0, whole genome shotgun sequence genomic DNA contains:
- the LOC109785393 gene encoding probable isoaspartyl peptidase/L-asparaginase 2: MARWAIAIHGGAGVDPNLPEHRQEEAERVLARCLQVGVDMLRSGATALDVVEAVVRELETDPCFNSGRGSALTRASTVEMEASIMDGRGRRCGAVSGVSTVRNPVSLARRVMDKSPHSYLAFDGAEEFAREQGLEVVDNSYFMTEENVGMLKLAKESNSILFDYRIPLAEAAASESHNKSGMVMNGLPISFYAPETVGCAVVDSSGHTAAATSTGGLMNKMTGRIGDSPLIGAGTYACGHCAVSCTGEGEAIIRSTLARDVAAVMEYKGLALQEAVDFCIKERLDEGFAGLIAVSGTGEVAYGFNCTGMFRGCATEDGFMEIGIWE; encoded by the exons ATGGCGCGCTGGGCCATTGCCATCCACGGCGGCGCGGGCGTGGACCCGAACCTGCCGGAGCACAGGCAGGAGGAGGCGGAGCGGGTGCTGGCGCGGTGCCTGCAGGTGGGCGTGGACATGCTCCGATCCGGCGCCACCGCGCTAGACGTCGTGGAGGCCGTGGTGCGCGAGCTCGAGACGGACCCCTGCTTCAACTCCGGCCGCGGCTCCGCGCTCACTCGCGCCAGCACCGTCGAGATGGAGGCCAGCATCATGGACGGCCGCGGCCGCCGCTGCGGCGCCGTCTCGGGCGTCTCCACCGTCCGCAACCCCGTCTCCCTGGCGCGCCGCGTCATGGACAAGTCCCCACACTCCTACCTCGCCTTCGATGGCGCCGAGGAATTCGCCCGCGAGCAG GGCTTGGAGGTCGTGGACAATAGCTACTTCATGACGGAGGAGAACGTAGGCATGCTCAAGCTCGCCAAGGAGTCCAACAGCATCCTCTTCGACTACCGCATcccgctcgccgaggccgcagcgtCGGAAAGCCACAATAAGAGCGGCATGGTGATGAACGGGCTGCCCATCAGCTTCTACGCGCCAGAGACGGTGGGGTGCGCGGTGGTGGACTCTAGCGGCCACACGGCGGCGGCCACGTCCACGGGCGGCCTCATGAACAAGATGACGGGCCGCATCGGCGACTCGCCGCTCATCGGCGCGGGCACCTACGCGTGCGGGCACTGCGCCGTGTCGTGCACGGGCGAGGGCGAGGCCATCATCCGCTCCACGCTGGCGCGGGACGTGGCTGCCGTCATGGAGTACAAGGGCCTCGCTCTCCAGGAGGCCGTGGACTTTTGCATAAAGGAGCGGCTCGACGAGGGTTTCGCGGGTCTCATCGCCGTGTCTGGCACCGGAGAGGTGGCCTACGGTTTCAACTGCACCGGCATGTTCCGGGGCTGCGCCACCGAGGACGGATTCATGGAAATCGGCATCTGGGAGTGA